One Halobaculum roseum DNA segment encodes these proteins:
- a CDS encoding cupin domain-containing protein, which translates to MQRLSVDAVETVPHLMGANSNRRPISRAVEGMDFAMVFFELQPGEAFSGAPHKHLNQEELFYVSEGTATWTLKEGPGTEAETVTIGPNELIHFHEDDIYQQGTNDSDDVVRAISIGSPGARHEWEQALGLVDCPECGAETVHTFRPTDDAEDRRMPAPEHMLIECRDCGNQL; encoded by the coding sequence ATGCAGCGACTGTCAGTCGACGCCGTCGAGACCGTCCCGCACCTCATGGGTGCGAACTCCAACCGCCGTCCCATCTCTCGGGCCGTCGAGGGAATGGATTTCGCGATGGTGTTCTTCGAACTCCAGCCTGGGGAGGCGTTCTCCGGCGCCCCGCACAAGCACCTGAATCAGGAGGAGCTGTTCTACGTATCCGAAGGCACCGCCACCTGGACGCTCAAAGAGGGTCCCGGAACTGAGGCGGAGACGGTTACTATCGGCCCGAACGAACTCATCCACTTCCACGAAGACGACATCTACCAGCAGGGCACGAACGACAGCGATGATGTGGTCCGCGCCATCTCAATCGGCTCGCCGGGTGCCCGCCACGAGTGGGAGCAAGCGCTTGGCCTCGTCGACTGCCCGGAGTGCGGCGCGGAGACCGTCCATACGTTCCGCCCCACTGACGACGCCGAGGACCGACGGATGCCAGCCCCCGAGCACATGCTGATCGAATGCCGGGACTGCGGCAACCAACTCTGA
- a CDS encoding zinc-binding dehydrogenase: MPVESRAAVLEEPIDDHEFSEQRPVSIQTVEVPDPEGEEVLVEIEATSLCHTDVGFALGHFDVPYPIVLGHEGAGVVRAVGDRVEGLAEGDHVVLGRIACGRCQHCRGGHSNLCAERVPANERGTLRNGRVPFSRDGEPVHHCLGVSSFTEYTLVTEDVAIPVPDELPMDRACLLGCGVFTGFGAVERTAGVELGESTAIFGVGGVGLNGVQAADICDASHVIAVDMVEEKLEMARDLGATHTVNASEEDPVDAIREICPDGVDYAFEMTGHSSVITQGLDAVGSRGEVIVVGVPPFGKEEVDLDVYGMLFGEKVIRGSLSGSYNLPLAIPKLADLVVDGTLSLDGLITDTRPMTEVNEAMDALEGGGQIRQLLEF, encoded by the coding sequence ATGCCAGTAGAGTCGCGGGCAGCGGTACTCGAAGAGCCGATCGACGACCACGAATTCAGCGAACAGCGGCCGGTGTCGATACAGACCGTCGAGGTCCCGGACCCCGAAGGCGAGGAAGTGCTCGTCGAGATCGAGGCCACGAGCCTCTGTCACACTGACGTTGGGTTCGCGCTGGGCCACTTCGACGTCCCGTATCCGATCGTGCTCGGGCACGAGGGCGCCGGCGTCGTGCGCGCGGTTGGCGACCGTGTCGAGGGACTCGCGGAGGGAGACCACGTCGTGCTCGGGCGCATCGCGTGCGGGCGCTGTCAACACTGTCGCGGCGGGCACTCGAACCTCTGCGCCGAGCGCGTCCCCGCCAACGAGCGCGGCACGCTCCGCAACGGTCGAGTCCCGTTCTCGCGCGACGGCGAACCCGTCCATCACTGCCTTGGCGTGTCGTCCTTCACGGAGTACACGCTCGTCACCGAGGACGTCGCCATCCCCGTACCCGACGAACTCCCGATGGACCGCGCGTGCCTCCTCGGGTGTGGCGTCTTCACTGGATTCGGCGCGGTCGAGCGCACGGCTGGGGTCGAGCTCGGCGAGTCGACCGCGATCTTCGGCGTCGGCGGCGTCGGCCTCAACGGCGTGCAGGCCGCGGACATCTGTGACGCCAGTCACGTCATCGCAGTGGACATGGTCGAGGAGAAGCTCGAGATGGCGCGCGACCTGGGCGCCACCCACACCGTGAACGCGAGCGAGGAGGACCCCGTGGATGCGATTCGCGAGATCTGTCCGGACGGCGTCGATTACGCGTTCGAGATGACGGGCCACAGTTCGGTCATCACGCAGGGCCTGGACGCGGTCGGGTCGCGCGGCGAAGTAATCGTCGTCGGCGTCCCGCCCTTCGGGAAGGAGGAAGTCGACCTCGACGTGTACGGAATGCTGTTCGGGGAGAAGGTCATCCGCGGGTCGCTATCCGGTTCGTACAACCTCCCGCTTGCCATCCCGAAACTCGCCGACCTCGTCGTCGACGGCACGCTCTCGCTGGACGGGCTGATAACCGATACCCGACCGATGACCGAGGTGAACGAAGCGATGGACGCCCTGGAGGGAGGCGGCCAGATACGCCAGCTCCTCGAGTTTTGA
- a CDS encoding GAF domain-containing protein, giving the protein MAEFEVREDDTPLGKFVYDGFAEKFQPRFDEIADATGLDSVLFIRSTPTHTRIVCTAGPYAETYVKGAKGTKSVNEGEHEAYCERVHNTGEELYIPDAEVDEEWVGADEFDAFGLRSYYGVPVRYGDDVVGTVCALDEDVYDFEEGDPSALDMLRAVRDDIEADIESHFE; this is encoded by the coding sequence ATGGCAGAGTTCGAGGTCCGAGAAGACGACACACCGCTAGGGAAGTTCGTGTACGACGGGTTCGCGGAGAAGTTTCAGCCACGTTTCGACGAGATCGCCGACGCGACGGGACTGGATTCCGTGCTGTTCATCCGGTCGACGCCGACGCACACCCGCATCGTCTGCACCGCCGGCCCGTACGCCGAGACCTATGTGAAGGGCGCGAAGGGTACGAAGAGCGTCAACGAGGGTGAGCACGAGGCGTATTGCGAGCGCGTACACAATACGGGTGAGGAACTGTACATCCCCGACGCCGAGGTCGACGAAGAATGGGTTGGGGCCGACGAGTTCGACGCCTTCGGACTCCGGTCGTACTACGGCGTCCCCGTCCGCTACGGGGACGATGTCGTCGGGACGGTGTGCGCGCTCGATGAAGACGTGTACGACTTCGAGGAAGGCGACCCAAGCGCCCTCGACATGCTCCGCGCCGTCCGCGACGACATCGAAGCCGACATCGAATCACACTTCGAGTAA